A genomic region of Rhodococcus pyridinivorans contains the following coding sequences:
- a CDS encoding cupin domain-containing protein, translated as MKRSVQGVLAATACAVAVAIPGWAYATPSEGISGVTWVDIEVPPGLLPFVPDGVHAVAREITIEPGGSTGWHYHDGPVLGIVRAGTLTHPEGDCEPVMFETGDFINEPSGPDHLHVGRNLGTEPVILDVVYLVPIGSPLFEDVPAPACD; from the coding sequence ATGAAGCGCTCTGTGCAGGGTGTACTCGCGGCGACGGCATGTGCAGTAGCGGTGGCGATACCCGGGTGGGCCTACGCCACTCCGAGCGAGGGCATCTCAGGGGTGACATGGGTGGACATCGAGGTGCCACCGGGACTGCTGCCGTTCGTACCCGACGGCGTGCACGCCGTGGCCCGGGAGATCACCATCGAACCGGGCGGTAGCACCGGTTGGCACTATCACGATGGTCCCGTGCTCGGCATCGTGCGGGCCGGCACCTTGACGCATCCTGAAGGAGACTGCGAGCCTGTCATGTTCGAGACCGGCGATTTCATCAACGAGCCCTCGGGTCCGGACCATCTGCACGTCGGTCGCAATCTCGGCACGGAACCGGTGATCCTCGACGTGGTGTACCTCGTGCCGATCGGGTCGCCGCTGTTCGAGGATGTTCCCGCGCCCGCCTGCGATTGA
- a CDS encoding cytochrome P450 has protein sequence MGSPTTTSITMTTGAQPIPQPRWRLPLVGDLLSIDVAKPVQREMQMAQELGGIFERKILQHRLIVVSGADLVREVNDEEKWAKFLGKPLRKLRVIAGDGLFTAFNSEPNWSKAHNILGPGFSQAAMRGYHDSMLTVVDRLVDSWDSAAADGEYVDVPKSMTSLTFDVIGRCGFSYDFDSFGRTEPDPFIAAMSRALEYINRSSNDIPILRTLFGRSAREQHEHDIALMQETVDRIVEERMRSGEQHGDLLDLMMHTVDPDTGEQLDRESIRNQVLTFLVAGNETTAATLGFAVHFLSRHPEVVAKARAEITEVVGADGRIGYEQVAKLRYVRRVVDETLRLWPAAPGYFRKVRGETTLGGRTLPKGSWVFVLLPQLHRDPLWGDDPERFDPDRFEPAAVRKRPAHIFKPWGTGIRACIGRQFALHEAVLTLASLIRRYDFAPEPGYELDVHEAITLKPRDLRVRLSPA, from the coding sequence ATGGGGTCACCGACTACGACGAGCATCACCATGACGACCGGCGCGCAGCCGATTCCACAGCCGCGATGGAGACTTCCGCTGGTGGGTGATCTGCTCAGCATCGACGTGGCCAAGCCGGTTCAGCGTGAGATGCAGATGGCACAGGAACTCGGTGGGATCTTCGAACGCAAGATCCTGCAGCACCGGTTGATCGTGGTCTCGGGCGCCGATCTGGTGCGCGAGGTCAACGACGAGGAGAAGTGGGCGAAGTTCCTCGGCAAGCCGCTGCGCAAGCTTCGCGTCATCGCCGGCGACGGACTGTTCACCGCGTTCAACTCCGAACCGAACTGGAGCAAAGCCCACAACATCCTCGGGCCTGGCTTCAGCCAGGCCGCGATGCGTGGCTATCACGACTCGATGCTCACCGTCGTCGACCGACTGGTCGACAGCTGGGACAGCGCGGCGGCCGACGGCGAGTATGTGGACGTGCCGAAGAGCATGACGTCGCTGACCTTCGACGTCATCGGCCGGTGCGGCTTCAGCTACGACTTCGACTCGTTCGGCCGCACCGAACCCGATCCGTTCATTGCGGCGATGAGCCGGGCGCTCGAGTACATCAACCGTTCGTCGAACGACATCCCCATCCTCCGGACACTGTTCGGCCGCAGTGCCAGGGAGCAGCATGAACACGACATCGCGCTGATGCAGGAGACGGTCGATCGCATCGTCGAGGAGCGGATGCGCTCCGGCGAGCAGCACGGCGATCTGCTGGACCTGATGATGCACACCGTCGATCCCGACACCGGCGAGCAGCTCGACCGTGAATCGATCCGCAATCAGGTGCTGACCTTCCTGGTCGCGGGTAACGAGACCACCGCGGCCACCCTGGGGTTCGCGGTCCATTTCCTGAGCCGACATCCCGAGGTGGTGGCGAAGGCACGCGCCGAGATCACCGAGGTCGTAGGTGCCGACGGCCGGATCGGGTACGAGCAGGTCGCCAAGCTGCGGTATGTGCGGCGGGTGGTGGACGAGACGCTGCGGTTGTGGCCGGCCGCCCCGGGTTATTTCCGCAAGGTACGCGGTGAGACCACGCTCGGCGGACGGACGCTGCCGAAGGGTTCGTGGGTGTTCGTGCTGTTGCCGCAACTGCACCGCGACCCGCTGTGGGGCGACGATCCCGAGCGGTTCGACCCGGACCGGTTCGAGCCCGCGGCCGTGCGCAAACGGCCGGCGCACATCTTCAAACCGTGGGGCACCGGCATCCGGGCCTGTATCGGTCGGCAGTTCGCGCTGCACGAGGCGGTGCTCACGCTCGCGTCGCTGATCCGGCGGTACGACTTCGCTCCGGAACCGGGCTACGAACTCGACGTTCACGAGGCGATCACATTGAAGCCCCGTGACCTACGGGTGCGGCTCTCCCCCGCCTGA
- a CDS encoding zinc-ribbon domain-containing protein, which translates to MFLLFGFGTKRQNLGPGQNRTCPRCHNTTQWLRIRESKQFTLFFVPVARWGRRQLEQCGICGTAVEM; encoded by the coding sequence ATGTTCCTTCTCTTCGGCTTCGGCACCAAGCGACAGAATCTCGGTCCAGGGCAGAACCGGACGTGTCCGCGCTGCCACAACACCACGCAGTGGCTCCGGATCCGGGAGTCCAAGCAGTTCACGCTGTTTTTCGTGCCGGTCGCGCGGTGGGGCCGCCGACAGTTGGAGCAGTGCGGGATCTGCGGTACCGCCGTGGAGATGTGA
- a CDS encoding Hsp70 family protein, which produces MTTVLGVSVGASAVRFARRDTGSLDSPVFGSHLMPALLDRPAELAAESIETMLAETDEIEQVRAIGVAYQNETQADFVQGAMSRLDIDNFRLVPEVTAALEMLETTGDLDDHETLVFYDLGSSGLTVTVVDRSTRIALSTARSDRISGDLVDHLIYDHHVELQRFAEPADMAAQRALTARCRDAKEQLSSKDAVCMPGEGGLLLLSQASFDSLIDGPVKASARLTLDVIRRSGRTPDAAVLIGGGANIPLVTAVMESWLDIPVIVPSQPELVAAEGAALLARPDTAKVVETAEFAAPTEFTETAQFAPQLVAPDAPTASFAAPDIRQETETPAQPRNRRRLLLAGGAVVVAAAIGLGVDLLQNSGRHPQPTSTHQETQEPPAAEPRPMTTTDASPAPETVPAVSDEQSTAIDRSETRTTYRPQTTAETSAQVPITTGAQDDAAADTSVPSLEPEPAPMVPGLPQFELPTLPPPPQIQLPQLPSIPGF; this is translated from the coding sequence GTGACTACAGTTCTCGGTGTCTCGGTCGGTGCCAGCGCGGTGCGCTTTGCGCGACGTGACACCGGGAGCCTCGACAGCCCCGTCTTCGGATCCCACTTGATGCCCGCCCTGCTCGACCGGCCGGCCGAGCTGGCCGCGGAGTCCATCGAGACGATGCTCGCCGAAACCGACGAGATCGAGCAGGTGCGCGCCATCGGCGTCGCCTACCAGAACGAGACGCAGGCCGATTTCGTCCAGGGCGCGATGAGCCGCCTGGACATCGACAACTTCCGGCTCGTCCCGGAAGTGACCGCCGCGCTCGAAATGCTGGAAACCACAGGAGATCTCGACGACCACGAGACACTCGTGTTCTACGACCTCGGCAGCTCGGGCCTCACCGTCACCGTCGTCGATCGGAGCACCCGCATCGCATTGAGCACGGCACGCTCGGACCGGATCAGCGGCGACCTCGTCGACCACCTGATCTACGACCACCACGTCGAACTGCAGCGCTTCGCCGAGCCGGCCGACATGGCGGCGCAGCGGGCCCTCACCGCCCGGTGCCGCGACGCGAAGGAGCAGCTGTCCTCGAAGGACGCGGTGTGCATGCCCGGCGAGGGGGGTCTGCTACTGCTCTCGCAGGCCAGCTTCGATTCGCTCATCGACGGACCCGTGAAGGCCTCGGCCCGCCTCACCCTCGACGTCATCCGCCGCTCGGGACGCACTCCCGACGCCGCGGTGCTCATCGGAGGCGGAGCGAACATTCCACTGGTCACCGCCGTGATGGAGTCGTGGCTCGACATTCCGGTGATCGTGCCCTCGCAGCCCGAACTCGTGGCGGCGGAAGGCGCGGCGCTCCTCGCCCGCCCGGACACTGCGAAGGTCGTCGAGACGGCGGAGTTCGCTGCGCCGACGGAGTTCACCGAGACCGCACAGTTCGCCCCGCAGCTGGTCGCGCCGGACGCACCGACCGCAAGCTTCGCTGCCCCCGACATCCGGCAGGAGACCGAGACGCCCGCGCAGCCGCGGAACCGTCGACGCCTCCTGCTCGCCGGTGGTGCCGTCGTCGTCGCAGCGGCGATCGGCCTCGGTGTCGACCTGCTGCAGAATTCCGGTCGCCATCCGCAGCCCACCTCCACGCACCAGGAGACGCAGGAGCCACCGGCAGCGGAACCGCGGCCCATGACCACCACGGACGCATCGCCCGCGCCGGAAACCGTCCCGGCAGTGTCGGACGAGCAGTCGACGGCCATCGATCGCAGCGAGACCCGCACCACCTACCGGCCGCAGACGACGGCGGAGACCTCCGCGCAGGTCCCCATCACCACCGGCGCGCAGGACGATGCGGCAGCCGACACCTCGGTGCCGTCACTCGAACCGGAGCCGGCCCCAATGGTCCCCGGGCTCCCCCAGTTCGAGCTGCCGACGCTGCCGCCGCCTCCGCAGATCCAGCTCCCGCAGCTGCCCAGCATTCCCGGGTTCTGA
- a CDS encoding helix-turn-helix domain-containing protein has translation MAAETFEALGALADAADAHALAPIAYRDHADTQRSVEAAAAAAALAARCDHASSPALDEAARPLPLTSREREFAAMVTAGLSNRQIADRLVAPVGTVEGHIYRACTELDVSDRTELAELMRDTGRR, from the coding sequence GTGGCCGCGGAGACCTTCGAGGCGCTGGGGGCACTCGCCGACGCGGCCGATGCCCACGCCCTGGCCCCGATCGCGTACCGCGACCACGCCGACACCCAACGGTCCGTCGAAGCCGCCGCCGCGGCCGCGGCACTGGCTGCGCGATGCGATCACGCCTCGTCGCCTGCGCTGGACGAAGCGGCCCGCCCACTCCCCCTCACCAGCCGGGAACGGGAGTTCGCCGCCATGGTCACCGCCGGGCTGTCCAACCGGCAGATCGCCGACCGGCTCGTGGCGCCGGTCGGCACCGTCGAGGGGCACATCTACCGGGCGTGCACCGAACTCGACGTCTCCGACCGCACGGAGCTCGCCGAGTTGATGCGGGACACCGGCCGGCGCTAG
- a CDS encoding DinB family protein, producing the protein MTESTTTRNATPTLDQERRDLLSSLAHARHFLRFTARDLTTEQASQRTTLSNLTIGGLIKHVTEVERGWADFLVVGADYMEKDFTEWTEEDFAERDKDFQLQPGETLEGALRAYDEVAARTDELVRTLPSLDVVHELPKAPWNIEDAWSVRRALLHIVAETTQHAGHADIIRESLDGSKSMG; encoded by the coding sequence ATGACCGAGAGCACCACCACCCGGAACGCCACCCCGACCCTCGACCAGGAACGCCGGGATCTGCTGTCGAGCCTCGCCCACGCTCGGCACTTCCTGCGGTTCACGGCCCGCGATCTCACCACCGAACAGGCGTCGCAGCGAACGACGTTGAGCAACTTGACGATCGGTGGTCTCATCAAGCACGTCACCGAGGTCGAGCGGGGTTGGGCGGATTTCCTCGTGGTCGGAGCCGACTACATGGAGAAGGATTTCACCGAGTGGACCGAAGAGGATTTCGCCGAACGCGACAAGGACTTCCAGCTGCAGCCCGGTGAGACCCTCGAAGGTGCGCTGCGCGCTTACGACGAGGTGGCGGCCCGAACCGACGAGTTGGTGCGCACGCTGCCGTCGCTGGACGTCGTCCACGAACTCCCCAAGGCCCCCTGGAACATCGAGGACGCCTGGTCGGTGCGTCGCGCGCTGCTGCACATCGTCGCCGAGACGACGCAGCACGCCGGACACGCCGACATCATCCGCGAGTCCCTCGACGGATCGAAGTCGATGGGATGA
- a CDS encoding helix-turn-helix transcriptional regulator, translating to MSDTSSRILRLLSLLQTHRYWLGAELADRMGVSLRTLRRDIERLRDLGYPVRSDRGVGGGYQLAPGASLPPLALDDDEAVALAVGLLTAAQTSITGIAEISVRALAKVIQVMPPRLRRQVEAIDAATVSADIPWATRATDSQQLVTVARACRDDERIVFEYTAADGTATGRRVEPRQLVSLGRRWYLVGYDLDRGDWRSFRLDRMAETTATGMRFRQRELPGGDAAAFVERGIRSRSQVKVSAELEASEHEVRRRIGQWAEVIAIDSERCRIEVDADSMDWAVFAVGMSGGRLLGASPPEFVEYLENWSNRLVTADEHSK from the coding sequence ATGTCCGACACGAGCTCCCGCATCCTGCGGCTTCTGTCGCTGTTGCAGACCCACCGCTACTGGCTCGGCGCCGAACTCGCCGACCGGATGGGCGTCTCGTTGCGCACCCTGCGCCGCGACATCGAACGGCTCCGCGATCTCGGATATCCGGTGCGGTCCGATCGCGGGGTCGGCGGTGGGTATCAGCTCGCGCCGGGCGCGTCGTTGCCACCACTGGCTCTCGACGACGACGAAGCGGTCGCGCTCGCGGTCGGCCTACTCACCGCGGCCCAGACCTCGATCACCGGGATCGCCGAGATCTCCGTGCGCGCGCTGGCCAAGGTCATCCAGGTGATGCCGCCGCGACTGCGACGCCAGGTGGAGGCGATCGATGCGGCGACGGTCTCCGCCGATATCCCCTGGGCGACCCGCGCGACCGATTCGCAGCAACTCGTCACCGTCGCGCGCGCCTGCCGCGACGACGAACGCATCGTCTTCGAGTACACCGCCGCCGACGGCACCGCGACGGGCCGGCGCGTCGAACCCCGGCAGCTCGTCTCCCTCGGGCGACGCTGGTATCTCGTCGGCTACGACCTCGACCGCGGTGACTGGCGCAGCTTCCGGCTCGACCGCATGGCCGAGACCACGGCCACCGGGATGCGTTTCCGACAACGCGAGCTGCCCGGCGGCGACGCCGCGGCCTTCGTCGAACGCGGCATCCGCAGCCGCTCCCAGGTGAAGGTCAGCGCCGAGCTGGAGGCGTCGGAGCACGAGGTGCGCCGCCGGATCGGTCAGTGGGCCGAGGTGATCGCGATCGACTCCGAGCGGTGCCGGATCGAGGTGGACGCCGACAGCATGGACTGGGCGGTATTCGCCGTGGGTATGTCCGGTGGGCGGCTGCTCGGCGCGTCGCCACCGGAGTTCGTCGAGTACCTGGAGAACTGGTCGAATCGGCTGGTCACCGCCGACGAACACTCGAAGTGA
- a CDS encoding alkene reductase: MDLFTPVALGDLELANRIVMAPLTRLRGGSAGVPGDLIVEHYRQRASAGLIITEGTYVNFESQAFVGQPGIVTDEQVAGWRRVADAVHERDGRVVLQLMHGGRVTHPDVNGGRRVVGPSAIAIDGQVHTEQGKQPYPTPHALTIDEIPSVVDDFVASARRAIDAGFDGVEVHSANGYLLHEFLSPASNVRDDEYGGSVENRIRLVVEVVKAVSAAVGAGRVGLRISPEHNIQDAVETDRDDVRAVYGSLVDALQPLGLAYLSVLHKEPTGDLAQELRKRFGGKVIANSGFGSPTTRDEAVQLIDDSHADAVAVGRALIANPDLAERWRDGHPENAPRPELFYASGAEGYTDYPFLQTV; the protein is encoded by the coding sequence ATGGATCTGTTCACACCCGTAGCCCTCGGAGACCTCGAACTCGCGAACCGCATCGTCATGGCCCCGCTGACCCGCCTGCGTGGTGGTTCGGCCGGTGTACCCGGAGACCTGATCGTCGAGCACTACCGTCAGCGGGCGAGTGCCGGCCTGATCATCACCGAGGGAACCTATGTGAACTTCGAATCGCAGGCCTTCGTCGGTCAGCCCGGCATCGTCACCGACGAGCAGGTCGCCGGCTGGCGTCGCGTCGCCGATGCCGTGCACGAGCGCGACGGACGCGTCGTGCTGCAGTTGATGCACGGCGGCCGCGTCACGCATCCCGACGTCAACGGTGGCCGGCGTGTCGTCGGGCCGAGCGCGATCGCCATCGACGGCCAGGTGCACACCGAGCAGGGCAAGCAGCCCTACCCTACGCCGCACGCGCTGACCATCGACGAGATCCCGTCCGTCGTCGATGATTTCGTCGCCTCGGCTCGCCGCGCGATCGATGCCGGATTCGACGGCGTCGAGGTCCACAGCGCCAACGGCTACCTGTTGCACGAATTCCTCTCCCCTGCATCGAATGTGCGGGACGACGAGTACGGCGGTTCGGTGGAGAACCGGATCCGCCTCGTCGTCGAAGTCGTGAAGGCCGTGTCGGCGGCAGTCGGCGCCGGACGTGTCGGGTTGCGGATCTCTCCCGAGCACAACATCCAGGACGCAGTCGAGACCGATCGCGACGATGTGCGTGCTGTCTACGGCTCTCTGGTCGACGCCCTGCAGCCCCTGGGCCTGGCGTATCTGTCGGTCCTGCACAAGGAGCCGACCGGAGATCTGGCGCAGGAGCTCCGGAAGCGTTTCGGCGGCAAGGTGATCGCCAACAGCGGTTTCGGCTCGCCGACCACGCGTGACGAGGCCGTGCAGCTGATCGACGATTCGCACGCCGACGCCGTGGCCGTCGGCCGCGCGCTGATCGCCAATCCCGACCTGGCCGAGCGCTGGCGGGACGGGCATCCGGAGAACGCACCGCGTCCGGAGCTGTTCTATGCATCCGGAGCCGAGGGGTACACCGACTACCCGTTCCTGCAGACCGTCTGA
- the mqo gene encoding malate dehydrogenase (quinone), with amino-acid sequence MMVDRRHSADGAQYGDQEYDAVLIGGGIMSATLGALLTRLEPDRSILVLERLDEVAAESSAPWNNAGTGHAGLCELNYMPDPADSTRAEEIGGQFRISRQFWQSLDDPGEATFVNVTPHMNVVFGERDVDYLRQRHATLQRSPLFSAMEYSEDPDAIARWAPLVMTGRSGSEPVAATRYEAGTDVDFGALTHRLLSDARRRGVELRTGHEVTRLRRAANGRWTVSGHTKTGRFSVRSRFVFVGAGGYALKLLQKARIPEVRGFAVFPIGAQFLRTGEPDVVSQHAAKVYSQADVGAPPMSVPHLDKRVVDGREWLMFGPYATFSTRLLTRGRLTDLFTTLRLHNIAPLVAVGLQNLSLVRYLVGQLLASRARKFRQLQRFCPEARESDWELIDAGQRAQLVKPDRRRVGVLTFGTEVVASADGSIAGLLGASPGASIAPSAMVELLSTCFPDDVARWRPVLERMMPDLSREPETTSRAEPRLARATAAARNGSARKDPSAS; translated from the coding sequence ATGATGGTGGATCGGAGGCATTCTGCCGACGGAGCACAGTACGGCGACCAGGAGTACGACGCCGTCCTGATCGGCGGCGGCATCATGTCGGCAACACTGGGTGCACTGCTGACACGGCTCGAACCCGATCGGTCGATCCTCGTCCTGGAACGACTCGACGAGGTCGCGGCCGAGAGCAGCGCCCCATGGAACAACGCGGGCACCGGCCACGCAGGTCTGTGCGAACTGAACTACATGCCCGATCCCGCGGATTCGACCCGGGCCGAGGAGATCGGCGGACAGTTCCGGATCTCACGGCAGTTCTGGCAGTCCCTCGACGACCCGGGCGAGGCGACGTTCGTGAACGTGACACCGCATATGAACGTCGTCTTCGGCGAACGCGATGTGGACTATCTGCGACAGCGGCACGCCACCCTGCAACGCTCGCCGCTGTTCTCGGCCATGGAGTACAGCGAGGACCCCGACGCGATCGCGCGGTGGGCACCGCTGGTGATGACCGGTCGCTCGGGCTCCGAACCGGTCGCCGCCACGCGCTACGAGGCGGGCACCGACGTCGACTTCGGTGCCCTGACACACCGACTGCTGTCGGACGCGCGTCGTCGTGGCGTCGAGCTTCGTACCGGACACGAGGTCACACGACTGCGCCGCGCCGCCAACGGGCGGTGGACCGTCTCCGGGCACACGAAGACGGGACGGTTCTCGGTCCGATCCCGGTTCGTGTTCGTCGGCGCCGGCGGGTACGCCCTGAAACTCTTGCAGAAGGCCAGGATCCCGGAGGTGCGAGGTTTCGCCGTCTTTCCCATCGGCGCGCAGTTCCTGCGCACCGGCGAGCCCGACGTGGTGTCCCAGCATGCAGCGAAGGTCTATAGCCAGGCCGACGTGGGAGCACCACCGATGTCGGTGCCGCATCTCGACAAGCGGGTCGTCGACGGCCGCGAGTGGTTGATGTTCGGGCCGTACGCCACGTTCAGCACGAGATTGCTCACACGCGGCCGGCTCACCGATCTGTTCACCACCCTGCGCCTGCACAACATCGCCCCGTTGGTGGCGGTGGGCCTGCAGAATCTGTCGCTGGTGCGCTATCTCGTCGGCCAGCTGCTCGCGTCCCGCGCGCGGAAGTTCCGGCAGCTGCAGCGATTCTGTCCCGAGGCGCGGGAGTCCGACTGGGAGTTGATCGACGCGGGGCAACGAGCTCAGCTCGTCAAACCCGATCGTCGCAGGGTCGGGGTCCTGACCTTCGGCACCGAGGTCGTGGCGAGCGCGGACGGCAGCATCGCCGGGTTGCTCGGGGCGTCGCCCGGCGCTTCGATCGCTCCGTCGGCGATGGTCGAGCTGCTGAGCACGTGTTTCCCGGATGATGTGGCGCGCTGGCGGCCGGTGCTCGAACGGATGATGCCCGACCTGTCTCGGGAGCCCGAAACGACCTCGCGCGCCGAACCGAGGCTCGCCCGCGCTACAGCAGCGGCGAGAAACGGTTCGGCGCGCAAGGATCCGAGCGCCTCGTAG
- a CDS encoding LysR substrate-binding domain-containing protein has translation MDWYVTPETAMVAPLLVAFDAAAREGHITRAADLLDVPQSSVSRRIRALEKAVGVTLFQQSGRGVVLTTAGRELHERTRHLVRELDGAITTVREHADPDHGLVRFGFPLTLGPVSIPSLLAEFHRLAPGVRLHLVQAHGEELAEMVRDGRLDLAVIIPPPEDLPVTVLAQQRLLLHLPSSHRLAGRARLDLRDLADDHFIASPPDYHIRRELESACEEAGFEPYIAFEISEFETIRALVAQGLGVALLPRSETPVPGIVTVPVAGIANRTIGLTTGTRTPSPAVARLHAHIAGHADRFDGRRLDS, from the coding sequence ATGGATTGGTATGTGACGCCCGAGACCGCAATGGTCGCCCCGCTGCTCGTCGCCTTCGACGCCGCGGCGCGCGAAGGTCACATCACGCGCGCGGCGGATCTGCTCGACGTTCCCCAGTCTTCCGTCAGTCGCCGCATCCGGGCACTCGAGAAGGCAGTGGGTGTGACGTTGTTCCAGCAGTCCGGGCGAGGGGTCGTGCTGACGACTGCCGGGAGGGAGTTGCACGAACGCACCCGGCATCTGGTCCGCGAACTCGACGGTGCGATCACCACGGTGCGTGAGCACGCCGATCCCGACCACGGCCTCGTCCGCTTCGGGTTCCCGCTCACCCTCGGGCCGGTGAGCATCCCGTCGTTGCTGGCCGAGTTCCACCGACTGGCCCCCGGCGTCCGGTTGCATCTGGTCCAGGCACACGGTGAAGAGCTCGCGGAGATGGTTCGCGACGGCCGGCTCGATCTCGCCGTCATCATCCCTCCACCGGAGGATCTGCCGGTCACCGTGCTCGCGCAACAGCGACTGTTGCTCCACCTCCCGAGCAGCCATCGACTCGCCGGCCGTGCCCGCCTCGACCTGCGCGATCTCGCGGACGATCACTTCATCGCCAGCCCACCCGACTATCACATCCGCAGAGAACTCGAATCAGCTTGCGAAGAAGCAGGATTCGAACCATACATCGCGTTCGAGATCAGCGAGTTCGAAACGATCCGGGCACTGGTCGCCCAGGGCCTCGGTGTCGCACTGCTGCCTCGCTCGGAAACGCCTGTGCCCGGAATCGTGACCGTGCCGGTCGCCGGAATCGCGAATCGCACCATCGGATTGACGACCGGGACGAGGACGCCGTCCCCGGCGGTCGCGCGACTGCACGCTCACATCGCCGGGCACGCCGATAGATTCGACGGTCGCCGGCTCGATTCGTAG
- a CDS encoding aldehyde dehydrogenase family protein → MTATDLGSSATFAGQPVASQFIDGQWREGRSDRVLTDTNPFDDSVVATIRLASAQDVDAAYTAARAAQTEWAATAPAERATVLRRAAQILEQRRAEIIDWLVAESGSTRIKADTEVSLAIGITQEAASFPSRVHGSIFDSNTPNREMRVYRKPIGVVGVISPWNFPLHLSQRSVAPALALGNAAVIKPASDTPVTGGLLIARIFEEAGLPAGVLSVVIGSGSEIGDAFVEHPVPRLISFTGSTPVGKQVGAVATGGKHLKKVALELGGNAPLVVLDDADLDAAVEAAVTGSFLHSGQICMAVNRIIVQAPVYDDFLDRFTRAAQAVSYGDPSADGTLVGPVINDSQLKGLEEKIEQARDAGARVALGGEIDGRVVPPHVFVDVTSDMEIAREEIFGPMVAVLRADDEAHALELANDHEFGLSSAVFTQNIDRGLQFAHRVEAGMTFINEMTVQDEAHVAFGGERNSGLGRFNGEWAIEEFTTDHTIGVTRLV, encoded by the coding sequence ATGACAGCAACAGATCTCGGTTCCAGTGCCACGTTCGCCGGGCAACCGGTCGCCTCCCAGTTCATCGATGGGCAGTGGCGCGAAGGACGCTCCGACCGCGTCCTGACCGACACCAACCCGTTCGACGACAGCGTGGTCGCCACGATCCGCCTCGCTTCCGCCCAAGACGTCGACGCCGCCTACACCGCTGCCCGGGCAGCACAGACCGAGTGGGCCGCGACCGCTCCCGCCGAGCGCGCCACGGTCCTGCGTCGCGCCGCACAGATCCTCGAGCAGCGCCGAGCCGAGATCATCGACTGGCTGGTCGCCGAGTCCGGCTCGACGCGGATCAAGGCCGATACCGAGGTCTCCCTGGCCATCGGCATCACGCAGGAGGCGGCGTCGTTCCCGTCCCGGGTCCACGGATCGATCTTCGATTCGAACACCCCGAACCGTGAGATGCGGGTGTACCGAAAGCCCATCGGAGTGGTCGGGGTGATCAGCCCGTGGAATTTCCCGCTGCACCTGTCGCAGCGATCGGTGGCACCGGCGTTGGCGTTGGGCAATGCCGCGGTGATCAAGCCGGCCTCGGACACTCCGGTGACCGGCGGCCTGTTGATCGCGCGGATCTTCGAGGAAGCAGGCCTCCCGGCGGGAGTGTTGTCGGTGGTGATCGGCTCCGGTTCTGAGATCGGCGATGCCTTCGTCGAGCATCCCGTCCCGCGGTTGATCTCCTTCACCGGCTCGACACCGGTCGGCAAGCAGGTCGGTGCGGTCGCCACCGGCGGTAAGCACCTCAAGAAGGTGGCACTCGAATTGGGCGGCAACGCACCCCTGGTGGTCCTCGACGACGCCGATCTCGACGCGGCCGTCGAGGCAGCGGTGACCGGGTCGTTCCTGCATTCCGGACAGATCTGCATGGCCGTGAATCGCATCATCGTGCAGGCGCCGGTGTACGACGATTTCCTCGATCGGTTCACCCGAGCCGCGCAGGCCGTGTCCTACGGCGATCCGTCCGCAGACGGCACTTTGGTCGGGCCCGTCATCAACGATTCGCAGTTGAAGGGCCTCGAGGAGAAGATCGAGCAGGCCCGGGACGCCGGAGCACGCGTTGCTCTCGGTGGGGAGATCGACGGCCGGGTCGTGCCTCCGCACGTGTTCGTCGACGTCACGTCCGATATGGAGATCGCCCGCGAGGAGATCTTCGGCCCGATGGTCGCGGTCCTACGCGCCGATGACGAAGCACACGCCCTCGAACTGGCCAACGACCACGAATTCGGTCTGTCCAGCGCGGTCTTCACGCAGAACATCGACCGGGGACTGCAATTCGCGCATCGGGTCGAGGCGGGCATGACGTTCATCAACGAGATGACCGTTCAGGACGAGGCACACGTGGCATTCGGTGGCGAACGCAACTCCGGTCTCGGACGATTCAACGGCGAGTGGGCGATCGAGGAGTTCACCACAGATCACACCATCGGCGTGACTCGGCTGGTCTAG